A region from the Sinorhizobium alkalisoli genome encodes:
- a CDS encoding peroxiredoxin, producing the protein MPMKKRIPFVAFHTRVRDETVKGPNPYRWEVRTTEDYFSGKRVVLFSLPGAFTPTCSTRQLPDFEKLYDEFRDAGIESVYCLSVNDAFAMNAWGKALGVEKVNLIPDGSGEFTRKMGMLVAKDNVGFGMRSWRYAAVVNDGVVEKWFEEEGLSDNCESDPYEVSSPQNILETLRTAPAS; encoded by the coding sequence ATGCCCATGAAAAAAAGAATTCCCTTCGTTGCCTTTCATACGCGCGTTCGCGACGAGACCGTGAAGGGGCCAAATCCCTACCGGTGGGAAGTCAGAACAACCGAGGATTACTTCAGCGGCAAGCGCGTCGTTCTGTTTTCGCTTCCCGGTGCGTTCACCCCGACTTGCTCAACTCGGCAATTGCCCGATTTCGAGAAGCTATATGACGAGTTCCGGGATGCGGGGATTGAGTCGGTCTACTGCCTATCAGTCAATGATGCCTTTGCCATGAATGCGTGGGGTAAGGCCTTGGGCGTAGAAAAGGTCAATCTCATTCCGGATGGTTCCGGCGAATTCACTCGCAAAATGGGTATGCTGGTCGCAAAGGACAATGTTGGCTTCGGGATGCGCTCTTGGCGCTACGCTGCCGTGGTCAATGATGGCGTGGTGGAGAAATGGTTTGAAGAGGAAGGTCTCTCTGACAACTGCGAGTCCGATCCCTATGAGGTCTCTTCTCCGCAGAACATTCTTGAAACCTTGAGGACCGCTCCCGCCTCTTGA